DNA from Tripterygium wilfordii isolate XIE 37 chromosome 4, ASM1340144v1, whole genome shotgun sequence:
GGACAATTGTGAGTTTTGGTTATCATGTGTAAATTTAATAACTTCctatataatattttacaagCAAAGGGCATTTAGTCAATTTATTAAATTTTGTATGTAAACTTGTAAGGTTGAACTAAatagtgtaaacttagtagtttaatggtgtgcaaataaaatttctcctcTCAATTAGTCATATTACTATGATCAATGATATGTATGAAGAAATCATAACTAGTATTGAGACTTATGAAGGAATTACATGGAAGTTTCTCATCACAATAAATTTGCATGATTGAATGTCTTGTGTTTCTCCAGGGACGAACTATAGATTAGACCTAACACATCTTCTCATCAACCAAGATGAGTTCAATGGCACCACAAACGAAAAAGAGAATTACAGCAAAAATCATCCCACATACACTGAAGCAAAAACCAATGTCATCACAAATTAGTAGTCCTGCAATGAAAATTGATAGATCACAGGGAGAGAGGAGAGCAGCTGGGGACTGGTGGCAATGCTAACCTTAGTCCTTAATATGGTAATCTGTTTTACTTTTTTTCCAATgggtgtctttagaagtatTTGATGCTGTAAATCTAATTTGTGTGGGCAAGTATGCATCATCACATATCAGCCAGTCTTATCCCCAAAATGATTAACAGTCAGAAACAGATTACGATGGGGCAACACCTTTTCCCTTTGCTATGTGCACGCTTTCCTCAGCTTTTGCCTTCTCTAAGAGTTTGAGTTGGTTCTGCAGGACCTGTTGGACCTGTTCGACAAAGAATTAGTCTGGACAACAAAAATATGGAAGATAAAACTGaagtacccaaaaaaaaaaacccattattTGGGGCAACAGGAGATCCCTTATGAAAAATAGAGCAATACATAAGAAGGTGCTACTAAAACACAACTTAACCTGTCATGTCAACGAATTTTTAGAACCAACAAATGGACCCAACAGCTGAATCAACATTAGCACTACAAAATGCTCCGATGTTTTTGCTCTCTTGCTCCAAGAGTTTAGAATATACTAGAATTGTCTTCCACTTATTTAACCTGAGACTTATGGATACGGATACAAAACAAAGTTCCATATGATGGATATACTGACTATAAATTTTTTAAGTATGATGCCAGGTAATCAATAATACAGATGCTGTAGGAAGAGTAGATACTAATTTTACTTATAAAAAGACCTATGCTTCGTCCACCAGTGAGATTATTAAATACCAGTCATCAGGTCAATGACTTTGGTCAACTATACATGCAAGCAAGTACAAAGTACAGAAGTATAAAACATGCAGGCACGAATGCATGCATATTTAAGATCCCTTGCATGTGCACGAACACTTAGACATGCTAATTACATTGATACATCTTGATACTTTCCATCTAACTCATATGCAGCATTACCATGTTATCGTATTTATAGATAACTAAGACGGTAAATTCTCAGCATCTAATTCTATATGCAGAAAAAACTAGTGGCACTGCATGACTAATATCATAGAGGACCACAATTAACAATGATACTCTGACCCATTATTCAAACTAAATATACAGTTCaagagcaaaagaaaaaaaaaatcaaaagatcaTTGCAGAAATAGTACCTCAATTTGGGACTGCAATAACTTTTTATGAGCTTCTAATGGAGAGCCTGGCATATTTGGGTCGCTACTCATCCTCTCTTCAAAAGATAAATTGTTACTAGGAGTCTGAAAGGGGACAAAAACAAAGGACGGAAATTGTTGAAGTGATATGTTTACAGGTCCACCAGAAACTCTAAAGGACTGTTGGCTTTGTCCAACAGAAAGTTGATCTCCACTAGATTCCTTATTTGTAGAATCATCCGAATTATTAGCCTTAGGAAACATAGCATATCCAGGAGACCTGCAAATAAGAGAACTGTCAGAACTTGGTGGGATCACAAGTCAAACTAGGAAAACAGTGATCTGACCACAATGCCAGACTTGGGCAGGACAGAAAATAAGGGGATAGATACAAACTTGTACAACAAATGAGAACAAAGAATAAGATAAATGAACTAAAATGAATAAAGATATAACGAATCCTTGAAACCGCCAGGTAAGAATAAATTtcgaataaaataaaatctgacATTTGTCTGTTTCGCAATCGCAGTTCAACAAGTCCATGATAAATTATTCAAACACAATATTTTATCAAAGGGAGCTTAATGTTTACTAAAATAGCAGCTCTTACCAAACTAGTGTGTTTGCTGAAGGATAGACATAAGATTTTTCATATACTGATGCAGCCGCAGCAGCAGCTTGAAGTCTGGCCTGATGCCGGCTCAAGTTATCAGACGAACCAACAGCCGATACCTGGGCACCTGAACTTGCCGTGCTTGTCCCTGATAAGAGTTACACCTGTTAGCGAATCTAAATAATATGTATATTTTGCAAAAATCAAGTCAGCTTTACAATCAATCTCAAACCAACTACTGTTGCTGCCAAAAATGGAATCCTGCAACTTCTACTAGCCACAAAAATGATATTGAGTCCAAGTCCAACAATCCAACCTGATAGTAAATATTAATCCGGTTTATATAGACAGTAAGGTTTTGTTTGttacacacacaaaaaagtAGTAGTAGACCATCTTCCAGAAAGCAAGTTGTTCCAACTTTTCTTCATGCACGAGGAGAATTCAGGAATAAAAGGCATTCATCAGTTGATAGAAGCAGCAAATTTTTCCACAAGTTAATTTTCATTACCTTCTGGCTAGGCATTCCCAAGGATTAATGTTATTCTCCCTCTCATACTCATTTTATCCTCTCATACTAAAACTCTCTTaggtttattattattattatttgtcaaTACACAACATATATTGTTTACAATATTAAAAGAAGGAATTTGTAGCAGTCTAGCTTAGAATCAGAATTCAATCCCgtatttttcttctctattttattCACTTCTggcctttattttgtttttacaaCGATTTCACTAaccatatttaaatattaaaaggAATCAATATTTTCAGTAAATGCCCAGCAGAAGACAATTTTATTAAGTATGCTTCAAAAATACAAacgagaggaaaaaaaatcattcccAGTAAAATAGTTAATAGTTTCAGAAAAACTCCCCATCTTAAACATTTTAAGGCCAAACAttgatttgttttcaaaatgccAAAGAAGCATACAATTAATTAACAATAAAGAACATACAAGCAAGTAAAAGATCTAGCATTTTTCCTATAGCTACTGAGGTAATTCCTATTAATAATGGAACTACGTCAAGCGATTCAAGAAAAGGGAATGCCAGTTGAGACTCTAAGAAGGTGAAACTATCCAATATTTATCATCCAAATTGGTACCAATTACAAAAATTACGATATGCAGTTATTTGCATATGGAATCAAATATTATACACACACTAAACAGAAACCACTAAAGATAGACTCAAGACATTACCTTGTTGACCATCTGACCTGGATCCTTGTTGCTCCCGGGATGTGCTAGTCCCATTTTCAGATGGTACAACTAGGGCTCTACATGTAGGACAAGTATGTTGTCGTTCTAGCCATGACCGGAGGCAATGCACATGAAAGAGATGCCCGCAAATTAATTTCTTGGCTGTAGTCATCTCTTCACGGCAAATGATGCAGGTTGCATCACTTCTGGACATCCATCAGGAACATTAAAATGTTAGCAAGGAAGTATTATTTGATACAATATTACCCACAAGCCCATGATCGCTACTTACGCATTAAGCTCTTCAGGAGAAGCATCTGGAAATCGATCATTCATATTTGAAGTGATCTTCCTATAGCGAATGTAATCAGCAACACGAATCTTGAAATTCCTAAATGTCTCATAGAGCTCTCTTATCAGGTGCAAAGGCACACCATAGTTCCTGCAGTAACCCAACACATATTgaatccattgaagaaggaatTTTCTAGTGGAATGAGTCACATAAACACGAAAACGTAGCCAGAaaatctcctcaatttttttttttggaaacaaGGTAAACTCTGTGCTTTGCATCAGTAAACCCCAGCCACTTGAAGCAACCCCTAAACCCAAGCATCAGTAAAatctttggtttgttttttccttgCTATGAAGACTAAACCAAGGTTTCCTAGCTGGAGACACTTACCCTTAGCCAACTCAACTGCAACCCGGGTGCATCTCCATAACAAGATTATAAAATATAGAAAAGAAACTCTGATAAATAACAAAGAATATCATTG
Protein-coding regions in this window:
- the LOC119997271 gene encoding ERAD-associated E3 ubiquitin-protein ligase HRD1B; the encoded protein is MMRLRTYAGLSFVATLAVIYHAFSSRGQFYPATVHLSTSKISLVLLLNMGLVVMCILWQLTKKIFLGSLREAEVERLNEQSWREVMEILFAITIFRQDFSVMFLAMVTALLFIKALHWLAQKRVEYIETTPSVPMLSHVRIVSFIGFLLLVDSLFLYSNIKYLMQTRQASVSLFFSFEYMILATTTVSTFIKYVFYVGDMLMDGQWEKKAVYTFYLELIRDLLHLSLYLCFFLVIFMNYGVPLHLIRELYETFRNFKIRVADYIRYRKITSNMNDRFPDASPEELNASDATCIICREEMTTAKKLICGHLFHVHCLRSWLERQHTCPTCRALVVPSENGTSTSREQQGSRSDGQQGTSTASSGAQVSAVGSSDNLSRHQARLQAAAAAASVYEKSYVYPSANTLVWSPGYAMFPKANNSDDSTNKESSGDQLSVGQSQQSFRVSGGPVNISLQQFPSFVFVPFQTPSNNLSFEERMSSDPNMPGSPLEAHKKLLQSQIEVQQVLQNQLKLLEKAKAEESVHIAKGKGVAPS